A region from the Bradyrhizobium erythrophlei genome encodes:
- a CDS encoding acyltransferase family protein yields the protein MTPPSHSAEPQRLAYLESIRGLAAVQVVLLHFFSAFRPDLVFESARGSPAWYVHLSPLSFLYDGHSAVYIFFVLSGYVLSRSFERHLQRPLALISARALRLGLPAVAAVLVSAAVIEILGRPNVDASAISGSEWFASPHFTELSMLSVVRDGVGNALFLGYRGLPGVAFLAPWQQPIDQSFVPPLWTLSIEFYGSLSVLLLSWFARRSRPLWWAAVVLATFFTIRSAYLCFVVGHLLANWHRAEKPAPANQLLPAMAVALGVFLCVRADIWQFEGLRRLCSESTFWLFPGQTAAPQQKALGAILVLTGLIHLQWARSALSWPWLVRYSRLSFPVYLVHWPILFGPVALIFLWLSGVVGLGLARVGAIVAGIGLVFLAGLLFSQVDRAALSLSRRWRERLSGLTIEMATLRRTTVGRHAVPAERTGPVSVLPDLDRSAAA from the coding sequence ATGACGCCTCCGTCACATTCAGCCGAACCGCAGCGACTTGCCTATCTGGAATCGATCAGGGGCCTCGCCGCTGTTCAGGTCGTGTTGTTGCATTTCTTCAGTGCCTTTCGGCCCGATCTGGTGTTCGAATCTGCACGTGGCAGTCCGGCATGGTACGTTCATCTGTCACCCCTCTCGTTTCTCTATGACGGCCATTCGGCGGTCTATATTTTCTTCGTTCTCAGCGGCTATGTTCTGAGCCGCTCGTTCGAACGCCATCTGCAACGCCCGCTTGCTCTGATATCGGCGCGGGCACTCCGCCTCGGACTGCCGGCCGTAGCGGCCGTGCTGGTAAGCGCGGCGGTCATCGAGATCCTTGGCAGGCCGAACGTAGATGCGAGCGCCATCTCGGGTTCGGAATGGTTTGCCAGCCCGCACTTCACCGAACTATCGATGCTCTCGGTGGTCCGGGATGGAGTCGGCAACGCCCTCTTCCTCGGCTACCGCGGCTTACCCGGTGTCGCTTTTCTGGCGCCATGGCAGCAGCCGATCGACCAGTCCTTCGTTCCGCCGCTGTGGACGCTCAGCATCGAATTCTATGGCTCGCTCTCAGTTCTCCTGCTGTCATGGTTCGCGCGGCGATCGCGCCCCTTGTGGTGGGCGGCAGTCGTTCTGGCGACGTTCTTTACGATTCGCAGCGCGTATCTGTGCTTCGTCGTCGGCCATCTGCTAGCGAACTGGCACCGTGCCGAAAAGCCCGCTCCGGCAAATCAATTGCTGCCGGCAATGGCAGTCGCGCTTGGTGTGTTTCTTTGTGTGCGTGCGGACATCTGGCAATTTGAAGGGTTGCGCAGACTGTGCAGCGAATCCACGTTTTGGTTGTTTCCGGGCCAGACCGCGGCACCGCAGCAGAAGGCACTCGGAGCGATCCTCGTATTGACCGGTTTGATCCATCTGCAGTGGGCGCGGTCAGCGCTTTCGTGGCCGTGGCTGGTCAGGTACTCGCGGCTGTCGTTTCCAGTCTACCTGGTACATTGGCCGATCCTGTTTGGCCCGGTAGCCCTGATCTTCCTGTGGCTGAGTGGAGTAGTCGGACTCGGGTTGGCACGCGTCGGCGCAATCGTCGCTGGCATCGGCCTTGTCTTCCTCGCCGGTCTGTTGTTTTCCCAAGTCGACCGGGCCGCACTGTCGTTATCCCGTCGATGGCGCGAGAGATTGTCTGGCCTGACCATTGAAATGGCGACCCTGCGGCGGACGACGGTCGGTCGCCACGCGGTTCCAGCCGAACGAACTGGACCCGTTTCGGTATTGCCGGATTTGGATCGGTCTGCCGCGGCCTGA
- a CDS encoding formate dehydrogenase subunit alpha, protein MLIKKSERHRDRQNLDAVPADETSDHPDRRAFLKRSGLAVGALAALGNLPLGGVRQAQAGPPPPAGATVTTRKNICTHCSVGCSVLAKVANGVWIGQEPDYDSPINRGSHCCKGAAVRDDVLNQRRLRYPVKRVNGEWVRLSWDQAVDEIGDKLLAIREKSGPDSVYWLGSAKFTNEAAYLNRKFAAFWGTNNSDHQARICHSTTVTGVANTWGYGAMTNSYNDIRNAKTILLMGGNPAEAHPVSLQHILEGKELNRANMIVVDPRMTRTAAHATEFVRVRPGTHIATIYGMLWHIFENGWEDKEFLRQRVYGLDEIRKQVAKWPPHEVERVTGLPEAQVRRVAEIFAKQKPATLIWAMGQTQFATGTANVRASCILLLATGNVGHAGGGANIFRGHTNVQGATDLGLDVTTLPLYYGLAEEAWRHWCRVWEVDYDWMKSRFPSKTLMEAPGIPSTRWFDATLLPKDQVSQPENVQAMFIMGHGVNTITRMPEAKRGIEKLELLVVCDPYPTAWSVLSDRKDGIYLLPACTSFEMDGSRTASNRSLQWGEKIVEPVFESKNDYDTMYLFARKFGFADPMFKNIKVENNAVSAEDILREINRGGWSTGYCGQSPERLKAHMKNQAKFDLVTLRAPKDDPEVGGDYYGLPWPCWGTPEFRHPGTPILYNTNLPVKDGGGTFRARFGVERVVKRKVMENGQEVEREEHHNLLAEGSYSVGSEIRDGYPEFTLGVLKKLGWDKDLTPQEMEVIQRVNSANPDAVSWSLDLSGGIQRVAVEHGCSPYGNGKARMIAWNLPDPVPVYREPIYTPRPDLVADYPTLPDARQFRVPNIGFSVQKTAVDRGIAKQFPLILSSGRLVEYEGGGEETRSNKWLAELMQNMFVEINPADAAARGIQDGGWVWVSGAESSSRTRMKALVTERVGKGLAWMPYHFAGWYEGAELRDRYPKGADPIVLGESVNTLTTYGYDPATGMQEPKATLCQIRAA, encoded by the coding sequence GTGCTGATCAAGAAGTCGGAACGTCATCGGGATCGGCAAAACCTGGATGCCGTGCCAGCTGATGAAACGAGCGATCATCCGGATCGCCGTGCGTTCCTGAAGCGCTCCGGCCTCGCCGTGGGCGCGTTGGCTGCTCTCGGAAACCTTCCGCTTGGCGGTGTACGTCAGGCGCAAGCCGGTCCGCCGCCGCCCGCGGGGGCGACGGTGACGACGCGCAAGAATATCTGCACCCATTGCTCGGTCGGCTGCTCGGTGCTCGCCAAGGTCGCGAACGGCGTGTGGATCGGTCAGGAGCCTGACTACGACAGCCCGATCAATCGCGGATCGCATTGCTGCAAGGGGGCTGCGGTCCGCGACGACGTGCTGAACCAGCGCCGCCTACGTTACCCGGTGAAGCGCGTGAACGGCGAATGGGTCCGCCTGTCCTGGGATCAGGCCGTCGACGAGATCGGCGACAAGCTTTTGGCGATTCGCGAGAAGTCCGGACCGGATTCGGTTTATTGGCTGGGCTCGGCGAAGTTCACCAACGAGGCTGCCTACCTCAACCGCAAGTTCGCCGCCTTCTGGGGCACCAACAACTCCGATCATCAGGCGCGCATCTGCCACTCCACCACGGTCACCGGGGTCGCCAATACCTGGGGCTACGGCGCGATGACCAACAGCTACAACGACATTCGCAACGCCAAGACCATTCTGCTGATGGGCGGCAATCCGGCCGAGGCGCACCCGGTTTCGCTCCAGCACATTCTTGAAGGCAAGGAATTGAACCGCGCTAACATGATCGTGGTCGATCCGCGGATGACGCGTACCGCCGCGCACGCGACCGAATTTGTCCGCGTGCGACCCGGCACCCATATCGCCACGATCTATGGAATGTTGTGGCACATTTTCGAAAATGGTTGGGAGGACAAGGAATTCCTGCGCCAGCGCGTCTACGGCCTCGACGAAATCCGCAAGCAGGTGGCGAAGTGGCCGCCCCATGAGGTCGAACGCGTCACCGGGCTGCCCGAAGCGCAGGTCAGGCGCGTCGCCGAGATTTTCGCCAAGCAAAAGCCGGCGACGCTGATCTGGGCGATGGGACAGACCCAGTTCGCCACCGGCACCGCGAACGTCCGCGCCAGCTGCATCCTGCTTCTCGCCACCGGCAATGTCGGACATGCCGGAGGTGGCGCCAACATCTTTCGCGGCCACACCAATGTGCAGGGCGCCACCGATCTCGGCCTCGATGTCACGACGCTGCCGCTCTATTACGGCCTTGCCGAGGAGGCGTGGCGGCATTGGTGCCGGGTATGGGAAGTCGATTATGACTGGATGAAATCCCGCTTTCCCAGCAAGACGCTGATGGAAGCGCCGGGGATTCCGAGCACGCGCTGGTTCGATGCGACTTTGCTGCCGAAGGACCAGGTCAGCCAGCCGGAAAACGTCCAGGCGATGTTCATCATGGGCCACGGCGTCAACACCATTACAAGGATGCCGGAAGCCAAGCGCGGCATCGAGAAGCTCGAGTTGCTGGTCGTCTGCGATCCTTATCCGACGGCATGGTCGGTGCTGTCGGATCGCAAGGATGGCATCTATCTTTTGCCGGCCTGCACCAGTTTCGAGATGGATGGCTCGCGCACCGCCTCGAATCGTTCGCTGCAGTGGGGCGAGAAGATCGTGGAGCCGGTGTTCGAGTCGAAGAATGACTACGACACGATGTATCTGTTCGCCCGCAAGTTCGGCTTCGCCGACCCGATGTTCAAGAACATCAAGGTCGAGAATAACGCGGTGTCGGCGGAAGACATCCTGCGCGAGATCAATCGCGGCGGCTGGTCGACCGGCTATTGCGGGCAGTCGCCCGAGCGGCTCAAGGCCCATATGAAAAACCAGGCCAAGTTCGATCTGGTCACGCTGCGCGCGCCGAAAGACGACCCGGAAGTCGGTGGCGATTATTACGGCCTGCCGTGGCCATGCTGGGGAACGCCGGAGTTCAGGCATCCGGGCACGCCGATTCTCTACAACACCAATCTGCCGGTGAAGGACGGCGGGGGCACGTTCCGCGCCCGGTTCGGCGTCGAACGCGTGGTCAAGCGCAAGGTGATGGAAAACGGACAGGAAGTCGAAAGGGAGGAACACCACAATCTGCTTGCGGAGGGTTCCTATTCGGTCGGCTCTGAAATCAGGGACGGCTATCCGGAGTTCACCTTGGGCGTGCTCAAGAAGCTCGGCTGGGACAAGGATCTCACGCCGCAGGAAATGGAAGTCATCCAGCGCGTGAATTCCGCCAATCCCGACGCCGTGTCATGGTCGCTCGACCTTTCCGGCGGAATCCAGCGCGTGGCGGTCGAGCACGGCTGTTCGCCCTACGGCAATGGCAAGGCGCGCATGATCGCCTGGAATCTTCCCGATCCTGTTCCCGTCTACCGCGAGCCGATCTATACGCCGCGCCCCGACCTCGTCGCCGACTATCCGACCTTGCCGGACGCACGGCAATTCCGCGTGCCGAATATCGGCTTTTCCGTGCAAAAGACCGCCGTCGACCGGGGCATCGCCAAACAGTTTCCGCTGATCCTGAGTTCCGGCCGACTGGTCGAATATGAAGGCGGCGGCGAGGAGACGCGCTCCAACAAATGGCTCGCCGAGTTGATGCAGAACATGTTTGTCGAAATCAACCCGGCGGATGCGGCCGCGCGCGGCATTCAGGACGGAGGATGGGTCTGGGTGAGCGGTGCGGAGAGTAGTTCAAGGACTCGCATGAAGGCACTGGTGACCGAGCGGGTAGGCAAGGGCCTTGCCTGGATGCCTTACCATTTCGCTGGATGGTATGAGGGCGCCGAGCTGCGCGACAGATATCCGAAGGGTGCCGATCCTATCGTGCTCGGCGAGAGCGTGAACACGCTTACGACCTACGGCTACGATCCAGCGACGGGCATGCAGGAGCCCAAGGCGACTCTTTGCCAGATCAGGGCGGCGTGA
- the fdh3B gene encoding formate dehydrogenase FDH3 subunit beta, with amino-acid sequence MARMKFLCDADRCIDCNACVTACKNENEVPWGINRRRVVTINDGNPGERSVSMACMHCTDAPCAAVCPVTCIYPTDDGIVLHNKDLCIGCGYCFYACPFGAPQYPQVGNFGSRGKMDKCTYCAGGGGPEAPGSAEEFAKYGSNRFGEGKLPLCAEMCSTKSLMAGDGDIIAQIYKERVLKRGYGSGAWGWMTAYHEGIEV; translated from the coding sequence ATGGCGCGCATGAAATTCCTTTGCGACGCGGACCGCTGCATCGACTGCAACGCCTGCGTCACCGCATGCAAGAACGAGAACGAGGTGCCATGGGGCATCAATCGCCGCCGCGTCGTCACCATCAATGACGGTAATCCCGGCGAGCGCTCGGTGTCGATGGCGTGCATGCATTGCACCGACGCGCCCTGCGCCGCCGTGTGCCCGGTGACCTGCATCTATCCGACCGACGACGGCATCGTGCTGCATAACAAGGATCTGTGCATCGGCTGCGGCTATTGCTTCTATGCCTGTCCTTTCGGCGCGCCGCAGTACCCGCAGGTCGGAAATTTCGGCTCGCGCGGCAAGATGGACAAATGCACCTATTGCGCCGGCGGCGGTGGACCAGAAGCTCCCGGCAGCGCCGAAGAATTCGCGAAATACGGCTCGAACCGGTTCGGCGAAGGCAAGCTGCCGCTATGTGCCGAGATGTGCTCCACGAAATCGTTGATGGCGGGTGACGGCGACATCATCGCGCAGATCTACAAGGAGCGTGTGCTCAAGCGCGGCTACGGCTCCGGCGCGTGGGGCTGGATGACGGCCTATCACGAGGGCATCGAGGTCTGA